A single window of Neisseria chenwenguii DNA harbors:
- the lpdA gene encoding dihydrolipoyl dehydrogenase, translating to MSQFDVVVIGAGPGGYIAAIRAAQLGFRTACIDAGVNKAGDAPALGGTCLNVGCIPSKALLQSSEHFHAAQHDFAEHGISVGEIKFDAAKMIERKDGIVTKLTGGIKFLFQKNKVESLFGRGSFVGKNGDLYQIQVDNKGGKTVVEAKHVIVATGSVSRPLPQTAIDNVNVLDNEGALNLTEVPKKLGVIGSGVIGLEMGSVWNRVGSQVTILEALPTFLAAADQQIAKEAFKYFTKEQGLDIRLGVKIGDIVSDGKGVTVKFETDKGEMKSETFDKLIVAIGRIPNTDGLNAEAVGLEKDERGFIKVDGDCKTNLPNVWAIGDVVRGPMLAHKARDEGVAVAERIAGQKPHIDFNNIPFVIYTDPEIAWVGKTEEQLKAEGTAYKKGISGFGANGRALGLGKAKGTVKVLACAETDRILGVHMVGPMVSELVAEGVVAQEFFASSEDIARIVHAHPTLSEVLHEAALAVEKRALHG from the coding sequence ATGTCCCAATTCGACGTAGTCGTTATCGGCGCCGGCCCCGGCGGATACATCGCCGCCATCCGCGCCGCGCAATTAGGCTTCAGAACCGCCTGTATCGACGCAGGCGTCAACAAAGCAGGCGACGCGCCCGCGTTGGGCGGCACCTGCCTCAACGTCGGCTGTATCCCGTCTAAAGCACTGTTGCAGTCGAGCGAACATTTCCACGCCGCGCAGCACGATTTTGCCGAACACGGCATCAGCGTCGGCGAAATCAAATTCGACGCCGCTAAAATGATTGAGCGCAAAGACGGCATCGTCACCAAACTCACCGGCGGGATTAAATTCCTGTTTCAGAAAAACAAAGTCGAAAGCCTGTTCGGGCGCGGCAGTTTCGTCGGTAAAAACGGCGATCTGTACCAAATCCAAGTCGATAACAAAGGCGGAAAAACCGTCGTCGAAGCCAAACACGTCATCGTCGCCACCGGTTCCGTTTCGCGCCCGCTGCCGCAAACTGCAATCGACAATGTGAATGTGCTCGACAACGAAGGTGCGCTGAATCTGACCGAAGTGCCGAAAAAACTCGGCGTCATCGGTTCGGGCGTAATCGGTTTGGAAATGGGTTCGGTATGGAACCGCGTCGGTTCGCAAGTTACCATTCTTGAAGCACTGCCGACCTTCCTCGCCGCCGCCGACCAGCAAATCGCCAAAGAAGCCTTCAAATATTTCACCAAAGAGCAGGGCTTGGACATCCGGCTCGGCGTGAAAATCGGCGATATCGTTTCAGACGGCAAAGGCGTAACCGTCAAATTTGAAACCGACAAAGGCGAAATGAAAAGCGAAACCTTCGACAAACTCATCGTCGCCATCGGCCGTATTCCGAATACAGACGGCCTCAACGCCGAAGCCGTCGGTTTGGAAAAAGACGAACGCGGCTTTATCAAAGTTGACGGCGACTGCAAAACCAACCTGCCCAATGTTTGGGCCATCGGCGACGTGGTGCGCGGCCCGATGCTGGCGCACAAAGCCCGCGACGAGGGAGTGGCTGTGGCCGAGCGCATCGCCGGCCAGAAACCGCACATCGACTTCAACAACATCCCGTTTGTGATTTACACCGACCCCGAAATCGCTTGGGTAGGCAAAACCGAAGAGCAACTCAAAGCCGAAGGCACGGCCTACAAAAAAGGCATTTCCGGCTTCGGCGCCAACGGTCGCGCGCTCGGTTTGGGCAAAGCCAAAGGCACGGTCAAAGTTTTGGCCTGCGCCGAAACCGACCGCATTTTGGGTGTGCACATGGTCGGCCCGATGGTCAGCGAATTGGTCGCCGAAGGCGTTGTCGCGCAGGAATTTTTTGCCAGCAGTGAAGACATCGCCCGTATCGTCCACGCGCATCCGACCCTGTCGGAAGTGTTGCACGAAGCCGCGCTGGCGGTCGAAAAACGCGCGCTGCACGGTTAA